A window of the Isosphaera pallida ATCC 43644 genome harbors these coding sequences:
- a CDS encoding UxaA family hydrolase, producing MASATPLVPSDGASPLLSTGTRWAIRLKPEDDVVVATRPVEAGTPLERAGFEGSEEFTGWKTRTKIGLGHKVAIRDLETGAPVRKYGQIIGFASQPIQVGDWVHVHNLRADRFERPVEHSPQAGRAGSWRPEPMEPRTFQGYPRGDGRVGTRNYLAVISTVNCSAATSRFVAERFREPSWRRLFPNLDGVFALTHQGGCGLPLNGRDHQTLARVLAGFARHPNVAGYVVIGLGCEVAQADHLIESQALRRATSVGGPADVLNAPPLVLTIQEQGGIEATVQAGVEAVRRLMPAANQHVRRQTPASKLCVALECGGSDGASGLTANPALGVAADLVVGQGGTVILGETTEIYGAEHLLIERAVTPEVAAKLADRIAWWEDYVARFGATIDNNPSPGNKAGGLTTIYEKSLGALAKAGSSPLCDVVEYGQAPTCPGLIFMDTPGYDPVCTTGLVAGGANVLVFTTGRGSVLGLRPTPCLKVATNTPMYRRMIDDMDLDAGVILDGVPVDQVGRAIFEAILRVASGEPTKSDRLGVGEDEFVPWTIGPTL from the coding sequence ATGGCGAGCGCGACTCCCTTGGTTCCTTCGGATGGTGCGTCCCCTCTTTTATCAACAGGTACTCGCTGGGCAATTCGTCTCAAACCGGAGGACGACGTGGTGGTGGCCACGCGACCTGTCGAGGCGGGCACACCTCTTGAGCGTGCCGGTTTCGAGGGATCGGAAGAATTCACGGGATGGAAAACCCGGACGAAAATTGGTCTAGGCCACAAAGTGGCGATCCGCGACTTGGAGACTGGCGCTCCGGTGCGAAAATACGGCCAAATCATCGGATTCGCATCGCAGCCGATCCAAGTAGGTGATTGGGTTCACGTCCACAATCTCCGAGCCGATCGGTTCGAGAGACCGGTCGAACACTCGCCCCAGGCGGGTCGAGCCGGATCGTGGCGACCCGAGCCGATGGAGCCGCGGACCTTCCAGGGCTATCCCCGCGGCGACGGCCGAGTGGGAACTCGCAACTATTTGGCGGTGATCTCCACGGTGAATTGTTCGGCGGCCACCTCGCGTTTCGTGGCCGAGCGGTTTCGCGAGCCCTCCTGGCGTCGTCTCTTTCCCAACCTCGACGGCGTCTTCGCCTTGACCCACCAGGGTGGTTGTGGGTTGCCGCTGAATGGTCGTGACCACCAAACCTTGGCGCGGGTGTTGGCCGGATTCGCCCGTCATCCCAACGTCGCCGGCTATGTCGTGATTGGTTTAGGATGCGAGGTTGCCCAGGCCGACCATCTGATCGAATCGCAGGCGCTGAGGCGCGCGACCAGCGTGGGCGGCCCCGCCGACGTGCTCAACGCGCCGCCCCTGGTGTTGACCATTCAGGAGCAAGGCGGCATCGAAGCCACCGTTCAAGCCGGAGTGGAAGCGGTTCGGCGTCTGATGCCCGCCGCCAACCAACACGTCCGACGCCAGACACCCGCCTCCAAACTCTGCGTCGCGTTAGAGTGCGGCGGGTCCGACGGCGCTTCGGGACTCACGGCCAACCCCGCCCTAGGCGTCGCCGCCGACCTGGTTGTGGGCCAAGGCGGTACCGTCATCTTAGGCGAGACCACCGAGATTTATGGAGCCGAACATCTTCTCATCGAACGTGCCGTCACCCCTGAAGTCGCGGCCAAACTGGCCGATCGCATCGCTTGGTGGGAGGACTACGTGGCGCGCTTCGGCGCGACGATCGACAACAATCCCTCGCCCGGTAACAAAGCCGGAGGACTCACTACCATCTATGAAAAATCGCTGGGTGCCCTAGCCAAGGCGGGCAGTTCGCCGTTGTGCGACGTGGTCGAATACGGCCAGGCACCAACGTGTCCGGGGTTGATCTTCATGGATACGCCTGGCTATGATCCGGTTTGCACCACCGGGCTAGTCGCAGGCGGGGCCAACGTCCTCGTCTTCACGACGGGACGAGGCAGCGTCTTAGGGTTGCGTCCCACTCCCTGCCTCAAGGTCGCCACCAACACGCCGATGTACCGCCGCATGATCGACGATATGGACCTCGACGCCGGCGTGATCCTCGACGGCGTCCCAGTGGACCAAGTCGGTCGAGCGATCTTCGAAGCCATCCTCCGAGTCGCCTCGGGCGAACCCACCAAAAGCGACCGCCTCGGGGTCGGCGAGGACGAATTCGTTCCCTGGACCATCGGTCCCACCCTCTAG
- a CDS encoding ABC transporter permease → MPDAETTAIVIRTLAIVLAGVGIASLLGVPLGAWLGLARARGTTALRTLVLASMGFPPVVVGFVIHRLIRQRGPLGMLGWEHTPTAVVLAQVVLALPWVVGLTMLAIASVPRERVIQVRALGATLGQTRRLLLHERRHWVAIAVLAAMARGFSEVGATLIVGGDLPDRTRVLTTVLVANPDEGGVFLVVWLLVLVVSLNILMARLAETDRSF, encoded by the coding sequence ATGCCGGACGCGGAAACGACCGCGATCGTGATTCGGACGTTAGCGATTGTTTTGGCCGGCGTGGGAATCGCGTCGCTTTTGGGAGTCCCTCTCGGGGCATGGCTGGGGTTGGCCCGCGCGCGGGGGACCACGGCGCTGCGGACCTTGGTGTTGGCCTCGATGGGGTTTCCGCCGGTGGTGGTGGGGTTTGTGATCCACCGTCTCATCCGGCAACGCGGTCCTCTTGGGATGTTGGGTTGGGAACATACGCCCACGGCGGTGGTGCTGGCTCAAGTGGTCTTGGCGCTGCCTTGGGTCGTCGGCTTGACCATGCTGGCGATTGCGTCGGTTCCCAGGGAGCGGGTGATTCAGGTTCGAGCGCTGGGAGCCACCCTGGGACAGACTCGTCGCTTGTTGCTCCACGAGCGCCGCCACTGGGTCGCCATCGCAGTGCTGGCCGCTATGGCGCGTGGTTTCTCCGAAGTCGGCGCGACGTTGATTGTCGGCGGCGACCTACCCGACCGAACGCGAGTCCTCACCACGGTCCTGGTCGCCAACCCCGACGAGGGAGGCGTGTTCCTCGTCGTTTGGCTTTTAGTTCTGGTGGTCTCCCTCAACATCCTCATGGCGCGTTTGGCGGAGACCGACCGTTCGTTCTGA
- a CDS encoding DUF1559 domain-containing protein has product MISSRSIRRTRSGFTLIELLVVIAIIAVLIALLLPAVQSAREAARRTQCVNNLKQIGLGLHNYLSTHGVFPPGRLEPDFILNGVVQVNYSNYGPAEANPPGTFLGFYSVHCHILGFMEQTPVFNAINFNGVNISRQRLGNVIIAPNFTAFALASSIFICPSDPNTSPGGLGENNYRANFGGSTPYAGGGTRPDNRRNPLDNGAFTYGPAFGPAVFTDGLSNTAMMAERTKGSGSTGRFQPGDNVFVPNQTVPFNLDALFVTCQNNTDTSYFNANGRFLPTSDFSDGWAFSWYIATLYNHVAPPNWRGRDCGVGSSIADVPSEHGIFTARSLHPGGVNVLLGDGSVKFVKDTVNLFAWRSMGTRAGGEVISADAF; this is encoded by the coding sequence ATGATTTCTTCAAGGTCGATCCGCCGGACGCGATCCGGCTTCACGCTGATCGAGTTGTTGGTCGTTATTGCGATCATCGCGGTGTTGATCGCGTTGCTGCTGCCGGCGGTGCAGTCGGCCCGGGAAGCGGCTCGTCGGACCCAGTGTGTCAACAATCTCAAGCAGATCGGGTTGGGACTGCACAACTATCTGAGTACCCACGGAGTTTTCCCTCCAGGACGCTTGGAGCCGGACTTCATTCTCAACGGGGTGGTCCAGGTCAATTACAGCAACTATGGTCCGGCGGAAGCGAATCCTCCTGGCACGTTCCTTGGCTTTTATTCAGTCCACTGCCACATTCTGGGGTTCATGGAACAAACTCCGGTGTTCAACGCAATCAACTTCAACGGGGTCAACATTTCGCGGCAGCGGTTGGGCAACGTGATCATCGCGCCCAACTTCACGGCTTTCGCCTTGGCTAGTTCGATTTTCATTTGCCCGTCGGATCCCAACACCTCGCCAGGCGGTTTGGGAGAAAACAATTATCGAGCCAACTTCGGCGGCTCGACTCCTTATGCCGGGGGCGGTACCCGCCCGGACAACCGCCGCAACCCACTGGACAACGGCGCGTTCACGTATGGTCCGGCGTTTGGCCCGGCGGTGTTCACCGACGGCCTGTCCAACACGGCGATGATGGCGGAACGCACCAAAGGCTCGGGCAGCACGGGACGGTTCCAACCTGGCGATAATGTGTTCGTGCCCAACCAGACCGTCCCGTTCAACCTGGACGCTCTGTTCGTCACTTGTCAAAACAACACTGACACGAGTTATTTCAACGCCAACGGCCGCTTCTTGCCCACCAGCGATTTCTCCGACGGTTGGGCCTTCTCGTGGTACATCGCCACCTTGTACAACCACGTAGCGCCGCCCAACTGGCGGGGACGAGATTGCGGGGTCGGATCGTCAATCGCCGACGTGCCCAGCGAACATGGCATTTTCACCGCCCGCAGCCTGCACCCCGGCGGCGTCAACGTCCTGCTGGGCGACGGCTCGGTGAAGTTCGTCAAGGATACTGTCAACCTGTTCGCCTGGCGTTCGATGGGGACGCGGGCCGGCGGAGAAGTCATCAGCGCCGACGCTTTCTAA
- a CDS encoding RNA 3'-terminal phosphate cyclase, whose product MVELDGGEGEGGGQILRTALTLSVLTGRPFRIDRIRANRDHPGLRPQHLACVEALVALTGAQAQGAEVGSRTLRFEPSEGFEIRPFEYDIGTAGSTGLLLQTLVPIVAIQGAKLGLTHSTTLTLRGGTYNLAAPSWPFLDRVWRVHQARVGLNCVLRSPRAGYYPRGGGLLEAEIPPGRPRPVTLTQRGRPQRVLIDAVVSRLPESIGRRLIQRVQTRLTDHPQLGEAEIVDRLVQSPSDGTGCAVGITVEFEDPTSDDCDPAGESPGVAASGQTIPPPSPSPPLVAGFVGLGRPGKSSEAVADEAFDQLEDHLAAPHAAIDRYSGDQLLLPLALASGCSRFRVGHATGHLLTNVRTLCAFLERTIRVELDHPPSPDQPEPPALVVVE is encoded by the coding sequence ATGGTGGAACTCGATGGCGGGGAGGGAGAGGGAGGGGGGCAAATCCTGCGAACCGCCCTAACCCTGTCGGTTCTGACTGGTCGTCCGTTCCGAATCGACCGGATTCGGGCCAACCGGGACCATCCCGGGCTTCGTCCTCAACATCTGGCCTGCGTGGAGGCGTTAGTCGCGCTGACCGGAGCCCAAGCTCAGGGGGCGGAGGTGGGGTCGCGGACCCTGCGCTTCGAACCGTCGGAAGGGTTCGAGATTCGTCCCTTTGAGTACGACATCGGCACGGCTGGTTCGACCGGATTGTTGCTGCAGACGCTCGTTCCAATTGTGGCGATCCAAGGGGCCAAACTTGGCCTGACGCACTCCACGACCCTGACGCTTCGGGGCGGAACCTACAACCTGGCGGCTCCCTCCTGGCCATTCCTCGATCGGGTTTGGCGAGTTCATCAAGCGCGTGTGGGGTTGAACTGCGTGTTGCGAAGCCCCCGCGCTGGTTATTATCCCCGGGGCGGCGGTTTGCTTGAGGCTGAGATCCCGCCGGGCCGTCCCCGGCCCGTGACCCTGACCCAACGGGGTCGTCCCCAACGGGTCTTGATCGACGCGGTGGTGTCGCGGTTGCCCGAGTCTATTGGACGACGCCTGATTCAGAGGGTCCAGACCCGATTGACCGATCATCCCCAACTCGGCGAGGCGGAGATCGTGGATCGCCTTGTTCAATCGCCCTCCGACGGGACCGGCTGCGCGGTGGGGATCACGGTGGAATTCGAAGATCCCACCAGCGATGATTGTGACCCAGCCGGCGAGTCGCCGGGCGTGGCCGCCAGTGGCCAAACGATCCCTCCACCCAGCCCGTCTCCGCCGTTGGTCGCGGGGTTCGTGGGGTTGGGACGACCGGGCAAATCGTCAGAGGCGGTGGCTGACGAGGCGTTCGACCAGCTCGAAGATCATCTCGCTGCCCCTCATGCGGCGATTGATCGATATTCGGGCGATCAATTGTTGTTGCCGCTCGCTCTGGCCTCAGGATGTTCGCGTTTTCGTGTCGGTCACGCCACTGGCCATCTCCTCACCAATGTCCGGACCTTGTGCGCGTTCCTCGAACGGACCATTCGCGTCGAACTGGATCATCCCCCCAGCCCGGACCAACCCGAACCCCCCGCGCTGGTCGTCGTCGAGTGA
- a CDS encoding TMEM14 family protein produces the protein MLSLQVIQVAILIYAILVASGGFLGFMRTGSRISVITGVIFAILLLTFLLLTLNPDLRFIAILLSAIITLLLTIFFGFRYVKTRKPMPGLAMVIVGLVMLVILVLDLIGRTSTPTS, from the coding sequence ATGTTGAGTCTCCAGGTCATTCAAGTGGCGATCCTCATCTACGCCATCCTGGTGGCGTCCGGCGGATTTTTGGGCTTCATGAGGACTGGGAGTCGGATCTCGGTGATCACCGGCGTGATTTTTGCCATCCTACTCCTGACCTTCCTTCTTTTGACGCTCAACCCTGATTTGCGGTTTATCGCGATCTTGCTTTCGGCGATCATCACCTTGTTGCTTACCATCTTTTTCGGGTTCCGTTACGTCAAGACCCGAAAACCGATGCCCGGCTTGGCGATGGTGATCGTCGGGTTAGTGATGCTGGTGATTTTGGTTCTCGATTTGATTGGCCGGACGTCCACTCCGACGTCGTGA
- a CDS encoding heme-binding protein has product MTTPCLRPVWVAALAVCFGFVSMFQTAAHAQDLPPVKPADSDSPLAEDWPGGTAPGTIEVKRYPAYRSAVATAKGIPVNSGADGVLFMTLFNHISKNDIAMTTPVVNTYDEVMIETPGEKGVMTMEFIYRTPRMGNPGRDGAVEVKDHPAATYVALGIQGRMNTQIMLDGVARLEKWLEEHKDEWVAAGPPRRLGYHGPMTPESQKLWEVQIPIKPAKEAAPPTAGARENVK; this is encoded by the coding sequence ATGACTACTCCGTGCCTTCGTCCGGTTTGGGTCGCCGCCTTGGCGGTTTGTTTTGGGTTCGTCTCGATGTTTCAGACGGCTGCGCACGCTCAGGATCTCCCTCCGGTCAAACCCGCCGACTCCGACTCGCCCCTGGCCGAGGACTGGCCCGGTGGCACCGCGCCGGGCACCATCGAGGTCAAGCGTTATCCGGCTTATCGCAGCGCCGTGGCGACCGCCAAAGGCATTCCGGTCAACTCTGGAGCCGACGGCGTCCTTTTCATGACGTTGTTCAACCACATCAGCAAGAACGACATCGCCATGACCACCCCCGTGGTCAACACCTACGATGAGGTCATGATCGAGACGCCTGGCGAAAAGGGGGTCATGACGATGGAGTTCATCTACCGCACCCCGCGCATGGGCAATCCGGGCCGCGACGGAGCCGTGGAGGTCAAGGATCACCCGGCCGCCACCTACGTGGCGCTTGGGATCCAAGGTCGGATGAACACTCAAATCATGCTCGACGGCGTGGCCCGTCTGGAGAAATGGCTCGAAGAACACAAGGACGAATGGGTCGCGGCCGGTCCTCCCCGTCGTCTGGGCTACCACGGTCCTATGACCCCTGAATCCCAGAAGCTTTGGGAGGTTCAAATCCCAATCAAGCCGGCCAAAGAAGCCGCTCCTCCAACCGCCGGAGCCCGAGAAAACGTAAAATGA
- a CDS encoding DNA polymerase/3'-5' exonuclease PolX yields the protein MDGPQVARALREMGVLLELRGENAFRCKAYYNAADALRGIDDLAEKIKDGGKALEGLPGLGSSMLRKVAQLALTGQLAELDELRRTTPPGLLELYRVPGLGPSKIKALREGLQIESLAALKTAAQTGQLARLKGFGPKSQASILEAIAFLEQASSRCLLDQADGFARALSQSLASCPLIDSSRRLEPTGELRRRVETIGAVELLAVPASGQIHPAELEQLHASWARLGWIRELRSQSLETPGPPGSPTFELGVLEGRVGDGVPIRLILCPRERLGWTQLSRTGPDSHVAEFLDHAARRGRSTWPIDAEDEATIHHSLDLPFIPPELRDQPGVVARAARGLLPRLVTLSDLRGVFHCHTDWSDGAQTLDQMAQAARDRGFHYLGVADHSQSAFYANGLSPERVHAQAAAIDQLNTQLAGALRLFKGIESDILAEGQLDYADELLRTFDYVVVSVHSSFRLRRDAQTERLIQALRHPNATILGHPTGRLLLAREGYAVDLDRVLEEAARLGKVVEINANPHRLDLDAAHARRAKELGLLLAINPDAHSIDGLDDVRYGVDVARRAGLEPGDLLNTLETDEVAARLAALKRLSGSS from the coding sequence ATGGATGGTCCGCAGGTGGCCCGCGCGCTTCGGGAAATGGGCGTGTTGCTGGAATTGCGGGGCGAAAACGCCTTTCGCTGCAAAGCGTATTACAACGCCGCCGACGCGCTGCGGGGAATTGACGACTTGGCCGAGAAGATCAAGGATGGCGGCAAGGCGTTGGAGGGTTTGCCGGGTCTGGGATCGTCCATGTTGCGCAAGGTGGCTCAGCTCGCCTTGACCGGTCAGTTAGCCGAACTCGATGAACTGCGGCGCACCACTCCACCCGGCCTTTTGGAACTGTACCGCGTGCCGGGTTTGGGTCCCTCGAAGATCAAGGCGTTACGCGAGGGTCTGCAAATTGAAAGCCTCGCCGCGCTCAAGACCGCAGCCCAGACCGGCCAACTCGCACGGCTGAAAGGATTCGGACCGAAATCCCAGGCGTCCATTCTGGAAGCGATCGCTTTTCTCGAACAGGCTAGTTCCCGCTGTCTGCTCGACCAGGCCGACGGCTTCGCTCGGGCCTTAAGCCAGTCACTGGCGTCTTGCCCACTCATCGACAGTTCGAGGAGACTAGAACCCACTGGGGAACTCCGTCGGCGGGTAGAAACCATCGGCGCGGTGGAACTGCTGGCGGTTCCCGCCAGCGGCCAGATCCACCCAGCGGAATTGGAACAGCTTCACGCCAGCTGGGCGCGGCTCGGCTGGATCCGTGAACTCCGGTCCCAAAGTCTCGAAACCCCAGGTCCACCCGGCTCGCCGACCTTTGAGCTCGGCGTGTTGGAGGGTCGAGTCGGCGACGGCGTGCCGATCCGTCTCATCCTCTGCCCACGGGAACGCCTGGGATGGACCCAACTTTCTCGAACTGGTCCTGACTCGCACGTCGCCGAATTCCTTGATCACGCCGCGCGTCGAGGCCGATCGACCTGGCCGATCGACGCGGAGGACGAGGCGACAATCCACCACAGTCTGGACCTGCCCTTCATTCCGCCCGAACTCCGCGACCAGCCCGGCGTGGTCGCCCGCGCCGCCCGTGGCCTCCTCCCCCGTCTGGTGACCCTGAGCGACCTCCGCGGCGTCTTCCATTGCCACACCGATTGGAGCGACGGCGCTCAAACGCTCGACCAAATGGCCCAGGCCGCCCGCGATCGGGGCTTCCACTACCTCGGGGTGGCGGACCATTCGCAATCCGCCTTCTACGCCAACGGCCTCAGTCCCGAACGGGTCCACGCCCAGGCCGCCGCGATCGACCAGCTCAACACCCAGCTCGCCGGCGCGTTGCGGCTCTTCAAAGGCATCGAGAGCGACATCCTCGCCGAAGGTCAGCTCGATTACGCCGACGAACTGCTGAGGACGTTCGATTACGTCGTGGTTAGCGTCCATTCCTCCTTTCGACTCAGGCGGGACGCCCAAACCGAACGTCTGATCCAGGCACTACGTCACCCAAACGCCACGATCTTGGGACATCCCACCGGACGCCTGTTGTTGGCGCGTGAGGGTTACGCGGTCGATCTCGATCGGGTTTTGGAGGAGGCGGCCCGTCTGGGCAAAGTGGTGGAGATTAACGCGAATCCCCATCGTCTCGATCTGGACGCCGCCCATGCCCGACGCGCCAAGGAGCTGGGCTTGCTTCTGGCCATCAACCCCGACGCGCACTCGATCGACGGTTTGGACGATGTGAGATACGGCGTGGATGTTGCAAGGCGCGCTGGTTTGGAGCCGGGCGACCTACTCAACACGCTCGAAACCGACGAGGTGGCCGCGCGGCTGGCTGCTCTTAAACGACTGTCCGGCAGTTCGTAA
- a CDS encoding PIG-L family deacetylase, translated as MAFMAGVQPDRRALDLIAVGAHPDDVEIACGGTLAQSVKQGYGVGIVDLTDGEPTPLSPGPDIRLAEAAEAARILGVHVRLTLNQPNRRLFDDFESRLALAKVFRTYRPRVVLGFGSKTPMASPDHEQVMRITEAAVFMSRLTKWDEWFDGLPPHTITNQLAFPIGLHTLDFNVPQAHSRIVCDIGPSLETKLAAIRAYRTQFAHREERVIRLIETAARFIGQAAGYEAGELFFSYKTAGTRDLVAWACPEPNR; from the coding sequence ATGGCTTTTATGGCGGGCGTGCAACCCGATCGTCGCGCATTGGATCTGATTGCCGTCGGAGCGCACCCCGACGATGTGGAGATCGCGTGCGGAGGAACCTTGGCGCAGTCGGTGAAGCAGGGGTACGGCGTGGGGATTGTCGATCTCACCGATGGGGAACCGACCCCGCTGTCGCCCGGTCCCGATATCCGTTTAGCCGAGGCGGCCGAGGCGGCGCGGATTCTGGGCGTTCACGTGCGTCTCACGCTTAACCAACCCAATCGTCGTCTCTTCGACGACTTTGAATCCCGATTGGCCCTCGCCAAGGTGTTTCGAACCTACCGTCCCCGGGTCGTCTTAGGGTTCGGCTCCAAAACGCCGATGGCCTCGCCCGACCACGAACAGGTCATGCGCATCACCGAGGCAGCGGTGTTCATGAGTCGCTTGACCAAATGGGACGAGTGGTTCGACGGTTTGCCGCCCCACACGATCACCAACCAACTGGCCTTTCCGATCGGCCTGCACACCCTGGATTTCAACGTGCCCCAGGCCCATTCGCGGATCGTCTGCGACATCGGACCAAGTTTGGAGACCAAACTCGCCGCGATCCGCGCCTACCGCACCCAGTTCGCCCATCGGGAGGAGCGTGTGATTCGGTTGATCGAGACAGCCGCCCGGTTTATCGGTCAGGCCGCCGGGTATGAAGCCGGCGAACTCTTTTTCTCCTACAAAACCGCCGGCACCCGTGACCTTGTCGCCTGGGCTTGTCCTGAACCCAATCGATGA
- a CDS encoding ArnT family glycosyltransferase encodes MSLSSFETRLTFIVMAGFLLRLPGLERWCCSHYDEGAYVLAAANFADDPAAALQSVIYFAPPLYVTLVGGLTLLGLPVDFAAPLVSALAGSAAVGGIGLLGRRAFGPAAGLAAALLAAMSGSLIHFARLALTDSLFLALWVTAILATIRAVERPTLSRGAGVGLLAGLTWLTKYHGWLVLAVFLAASGAEALLSGPGGWRDRIQRLRNRAPSLLVALLIGAGLHGLWFLFVKVVGPGYQAVLTHQSGYFKGWAAWWPHLNAQWAQSVRLQGSLPWTLSAAALAWLIAWRFEAHRERIRPTDTRDSSRTRWWRTLGVSLAAVLLIAAGWATRGAFATALALAGVGLAATRQRVVGWTLLAWWSAFALGGPLYQPYSRLWLPMTALALVCWGGWIGFFLEGEAAHPANPSPNAVQATRQRLTLAVLAMAALAVLATWVELVNASSSEPNARPNGDKNQRKWFVQDRELPPSRFSPWHSMTDWSAIASQITKHFAKTTTAERATTRLVGWVSPAVSFNLAMRGVQVGRLADFEALDTPGGDAWVVIDHTMLNTIEPTLRTTVLNRLARTHQIVERFPIHPAPAAILDLDPFANSRTIAEVSQLTLFGPGRSNPIRE; translated from the coding sequence ATGAGCTTGTCGTCATTTGAAACTCGTCTGACGTTCATCGTCATGGCGGGTTTCTTGTTGCGCTTGCCTGGGTTGGAACGGTGGTGCTGTTCCCACTACGACGAAGGTGCCTATGTGCTGGCGGCGGCGAATTTCGCCGATGACCCTGCTGCTGCGCTTCAAAGTGTGATCTACTTCGCGCCGCCCTTGTATGTCACCCTCGTCGGAGGGTTGACCCTTTTGGGTCTGCCGGTTGATTTCGCTGCCCCGTTGGTCTCGGCGCTGGCAGGATCGGCGGCGGTTGGCGGGATTGGTTTGCTGGGTCGGCGGGCGTTTGGCCCCGCGGCCGGCTTGGCCGCCGCGTTGTTGGCCGCCATGTCCGGCAGCTTGATTCACTTCGCCCGGTTGGCGTTGACCGACTCGCTCTTCCTGGCCCTTTGGGTCACCGCAATTCTGGCCACGATTCGAGCGGTCGAACGGCCCACCCTGTCACGGGGGGCAGGGGTGGGTCTGCTCGCCGGTCTAACCTGGCTCACTAAGTACCACGGTTGGCTGGTCCTGGCGGTTTTCCTGGCCGCCAGCGGAGCCGAAGCGCTCCTCTCTGGTCCCGGCGGCTGGCGCGACCGGATCCAGAGACTCCGCAACCGTGCGCCTTCGCTGCTGGTCGCTCTCCTGATCGGGGCGGGACTTCACGGGCTTTGGTTCCTGTTCGTCAAGGTCGTCGGACCAGGTTATCAAGCGGTTCTGACTCATCAATCCGGCTATTTCAAAGGTTGGGCGGCTTGGTGGCCGCACCTGAACGCCCAGTGGGCGCAATCGGTCCGCCTTCAAGGATCCCTCCCGTGGACTTTGAGCGCTGCGGCCCTCGCCTGGTTGATCGCTTGGCGTTTTGAGGCACACCGAGAGAGGATTCGCCCAACGGACACTCGGGACTCATCCCGGACTCGTTGGTGGCGAACCCTTGGCGTCTCCCTGGCGGCTGTATTGCTGATCGCGGCGGGATGGGCCACACGGGGAGCATTCGCTACCGCATTGGCGTTGGCAGGCGTGGGATTGGCCGCGACCCGTCAGCGCGTGGTGGGCTGGACCCTGTTGGCTTGGTGGTCAGCCTTCGCGTTGGGTGGTCCGCTTTATCAGCCCTACTCTCGGCTCTGGTTGCCGATGACCGCCCTGGCCCTGGTTTGCTGGGGAGGTTGGATCGGGTTCTTCCTGGAAGGGGAAGCGGCCCATCCCGCCAACCCGTCTCCAAACGCGGTCCAGGCGACTCGGCAACGTCTGACTTTAGCAGTGTTGGCAATGGCAGCGCTTGCGGTTCTCGCCACGTGGGTCGAGTTGGTGAACGCCTCCAGCTCTGAACCAAACGCCCGGCCCAACGGTGACAAGAACCAGCGGAAATGGTTTGTCCAGGATCGTGAGTTGCCTCCATCACGATTCTCGCCATGGCACTCAATGACCGACTGGTCGGCGATCGCGTCCCAAATCACCAAACACTTCGCCAAGACAACGACCGCTGAACGCGCCACGACTCGACTGGTCGGTTGGGTGTCGCCGGCGGTCTCGTTCAATCTGGCCATGCGCGGGGTTCAAGTCGGACGTCTGGCCGATTTCGAGGCGCTCGACACACCTGGCGGCGACGCCTGGGTGGTGATCGACCACACCATGCTCAACACCATTGAACCCACGCTCCGAACCACCGTCTTGAACCGACTGGCTCGAACGCATCAAATCGTTGAACGTTTCCCGATCCACCCCGCACCTGCGGCGATCTTGGATCTCGACCCCTTCGCCAACTCCCGTACCATCGCCGAAGTCTCCCAATTGACGCTGTTTGGTCCGGGTCGATCCAACCCCATCCGCGAGTGA